In Carassius gibelio isolate Cgi1373 ecotype wild population from Czech Republic chromosome B19, carGib1.2-hapl.c, whole genome shotgun sequence, one DNA window encodes the following:
- the LOC127978683 gene encoding zinc-alpha-2-glycoprotein-like isoform X3, translated as MDLKFSLCILFAGIGLRYVYSERHHLLFVYTVLSKPEGVSGPVFSAVCVYDDRSISHYSNEEHSWKRDCFDAEIWRYTREPHESRDWFIHLVNSLANCTSSRCEGLHTLQRRVGCEVEKHPDGAVMNVNALDEYGYDGEDFIFVNYDTMKWTEKSPNAKETKMKWDADRFHNHLLQFYLKDCMDWISTYNVSINAPPVLHMFASAAPHDQSELNLTCLATGFYPKHIEMKITLNNITVQPFSSSGVRPNDNQTFQMRTSVKMHRDEKQGYECHVLHSGQTFTTSWAGSLGSRSHHWAALAAGALAIAVLYIIFLLYKNRRFNGQMNCSSSTTEQCENIIPQDQQIPSLEVIHMRAFNQIHTD; from the exons AGAGACACCATCTCCTGTTTGTTTACACCGTCCTCAGCAAACCTGAAGGAGTCTCTGGTCCTGTGttcagtgcagtgtgtgtgtatgacgaCAGATCGATCTCTCACTACAGTAATGAAGAACACAGCTGGAAAAGAGATTGTTTTGATGCAGAAATCTGGAGATATACCAGAGAACCTCATGAATCTAGAGACTGGTTCATACATCTGGTTAACTCTCTGGCAAACTGCACAAGCTCCAGATGTGAAG GCCTCCATACACTACAGAGGAGAGTCGGCTGTGAGGTGGAGAAACATCCAGATGGAGCAGTGATGAATGTGAACGCACTTGACGAGTACGGATACGATGGAGAGGATTTTATTTTCGTTAATTATGACACAATGAAGTGGACTGAAAAAAGTCCAAATGCAAAAGAAACCAAAATGAAATGGGACGCTGACAGATTTCACAATCATCTTCTTCAGTTCTACCTCAAAGACTGCATGGACTGGATCTCCACATATAATGTTTCGATTAACG CTCCTCCAGTTCTTCACATGTTTGCATCTGCAGCTCCTCATGACCAAAGTGAGCTGAATCTGACCTGTCTGGCCACTGGCTTCTACCCCAAACACATAGAGATGAAGATCACGCTAAACAACATCACAGTCCAACCCTTCAGCTCTTCTGGAGTCAGACCCAACGATAACCAAACCTTTCAGATGAGAACCAGTGTGAAGATGCACCGAGATGAGAAACAGGGCTATGAGTGTCACGTCCTTCACAGCGGTCAGACATTTACAACATCATGGG CTGGAAGTCTGGGATCTAGAAGTCATCACTGGGCAGCACTAGCTGCAGGTGCCCTTGCGATTGCAGTTCTATACATCATCTTTTTACTCTACAAAAACAGAAGGTTCAATG GCCAGATGAACTGCAGTAGTTCCACCACAGAACAGTGTGAAAACATTATACCTCAAGATCAACAGATCCCCTCACTGGAAGTGATTCACATGAGAGCATTTAACCAGATACACACTGACTAG
- the LOC127978683 gene encoding zinc-alpha-2-glycoprotein-like isoform X1: MDLRFSLIVMLVSIGLFCVYSERHHLLFVYTVLSKPEGVSGPVFSAVCVYDDRSISHYSNEEHSWKRDCFDAEIWRYTREPHESRDWFIHLVNSLANCTSSRCEGLHTLQRRVGCEVEKHPDGAVMNVNALDEYGYDGEDFIFVNYDTMKWTEKSPNAKETKMKWDADRFHNHLLQFYLKDCMDWISTYNVSINAPPVLHMFASAAPHDQSELNLTCLATGFYPKHIEMKITLNNITVQPFSSSGVRPNDNQTFQMRTSVKMHRDEKQGYECHVLHSGQTFTTSWAGSLGSRSHHWAALAAGALAIAVLYIIFLLYKNRRFNGQMNCSSSTTEQCENIIPQDQQIPSLEVIHMRAFNQIHTD, translated from the exons ATGGATTTGAGGTTCTCTCTCATTGTAATGCTTGTGTCCATCGGGCTATTTTGCGTTTATTCCG AGAGACACCATCTCCTGTTTGTTTACACCGTCCTCAGCAAACCTGAAGGAGTCTCTGGTCCTGTGttcagtgcagtgtgtgtgtatgacgaCAGATCGATCTCTCACTACAGTAATGAAGAACACAGCTGGAAAAGAGATTGTTTTGATGCAGAAATCTGGAGATATACCAGAGAACCTCATGAATCTAGAGACTGGTTCATACATCTGGTTAACTCTCTGGCAAACTGCACAAGCTCCAGATGTGAAG GCCTCCATACACTACAGAGGAGAGTCGGCTGTGAGGTGGAGAAACATCCAGATGGAGCAGTGATGAATGTGAACGCACTTGACGAGTACGGATACGATGGAGAGGATTTTATTTTCGTTAATTATGACACAATGAAGTGGACTGAAAAAAGTCCAAATGCAAAAGAAACCAAAATGAAATGGGACGCTGACAGATTTCACAATCATCTTCTTCAGTTCTACCTCAAAGACTGCATGGACTGGATCTCCACATATAATGTTTCGATTAACG CTCCTCCAGTTCTTCACATGTTTGCATCTGCAGCTCCTCATGACCAAAGTGAGCTGAATCTGACCTGTCTGGCCACTGGCTTCTACCCCAAACACATAGAGATGAAGATCACGCTAAACAACATCACAGTCCAACCCTTCAGCTCTTCTGGAGTCAGACCCAACGATAACCAAACCTTTCAGATGAGAACCAGTGTGAAGATGCACCGAGATGAGAAACAGGGCTATGAGTGTCACGTCCTTCACAGCGGTCAGACATTTACAACATCATGGG CTGGAAGTCTGGGATCTAGAAGTCATCACTGGGCAGCACTAGCTGCAGGTGCCCTTGCGATTGCAGTTCTATACATCATCTTTTTACTCTACAAAAACAGAAGGTTCAATG GCCAGATGAACTGCAGTAGTTCCACCACAGAACAGTGTGAAAACATTATACCTCAAGATCAACAGATCCCCTCACTGGAAGTGATTCACATGAGAGCATTTAACCAGATACACACTGACTAG
- the LOC127978683 gene encoding zinc-alpha-2-glycoprotein-like isoform X2, producing MDLMFSLIVMLVSIGLFCVYSERHHLLFVYTVLSKPEGVSGPVFSAVCVYDDRSISHYSNEEHSWKRDCFDAEIWRYTREPHESRDWFIHLVNSLANCTSSRCEGLHTLQRRVGCEVEKHPDGAVMNVNALDEYGYDGEDFIFVNYDTMKWTEKSPNAKETKMKWDADRFHNHLLQFYLKDCMDWISTYNVSINAPPVLHMFASAAPHDQSELNLTCLATGFYPKHIEMKITLNNITVQPFSSSGVRPNDNQTFQMRTSVKMHRDEKQGYECHVLHSGQTFTTSWAGSLGSRSHHWAALAAGALAIAVLYIIFLLYKNRRFNGQMNCSSSTTEQCENIIPQDQQIPSLEVIHMRAFNQIHTD from the exons GTTCTCTCTCATTGTAATGCTTGTGTCCATCGGGCTATTTTGCGTTTATTCCG AGAGACACCATCTCCTGTTTGTTTACACCGTCCTCAGCAAACCTGAAGGAGTCTCTGGTCCTGTGttcagtgcagtgtgtgtgtatgacgaCAGATCGATCTCTCACTACAGTAATGAAGAACACAGCTGGAAAAGAGATTGTTTTGATGCAGAAATCTGGAGATATACCAGAGAACCTCATGAATCTAGAGACTGGTTCATACATCTGGTTAACTCTCTGGCAAACTGCACAAGCTCCAGATGTGAAG GCCTCCATACACTACAGAGGAGAGTCGGCTGTGAGGTGGAGAAACATCCAGATGGAGCAGTGATGAATGTGAACGCACTTGACGAGTACGGATACGATGGAGAGGATTTTATTTTCGTTAATTATGACACAATGAAGTGGACTGAAAAAAGTCCAAATGCAAAAGAAACCAAAATGAAATGGGACGCTGACAGATTTCACAATCATCTTCTTCAGTTCTACCTCAAAGACTGCATGGACTGGATCTCCACATATAATGTTTCGATTAACG CTCCTCCAGTTCTTCACATGTTTGCATCTGCAGCTCCTCATGACCAAAGTGAGCTGAATCTGACCTGTCTGGCCACTGGCTTCTACCCCAAACACATAGAGATGAAGATCACGCTAAACAACATCACAGTCCAACCCTTCAGCTCTTCTGGAGTCAGACCCAACGATAACCAAACCTTTCAGATGAGAACCAGTGTGAAGATGCACCGAGATGAGAAACAGGGCTATGAGTGTCACGTCCTTCACAGCGGTCAGACATTTACAACATCATGGG CTGGAAGTCTGGGATCTAGAAGTCATCACTGGGCAGCACTAGCTGCAGGTGCCCTTGCGATTGCAGTTCTATACATCATCTTTTTACTCTACAAAAACAGAAGGTTCAATG GCCAGATGAACTGCAGTAGTTCCACCACAGAACAGTGTGAAAACATTATACCTCAAGATCAACAGATCCCCTCACTGGAAGTGATTCACATGAGAGCATTTAACCAGATACACACTGACTAG